Genomic window (Paenibacillus sp. 37):
AATCTGATCTCTGCATTCAGTACCAGCTTTTATATGCTGATGGCGGGCAGAGCGCTCGGAGCCGCCACGGGCTCACTTATTTTTGTACTCTCCCTGACCCTTGCAGCTCGCATTGTGGAACCACAATATAAAGGACGCGCCGTGGGGATCATTACCATGGGAGGTAGTGCATCACTTATCCTGGGTGTACCTCTTGGAATCTTTGTAGGTAACTTGGCAGGCTGGCGTGAGGTGTTTATGTTGATCGCTGTTCTGACCGCAGTGGTTATGGTGGCCATCTGGATTGCGATGGATCGTGTGCAGCCGATTCCTGCGGTATCCTTGAAGAAACAGCTTACGGCTCTGTGGAATCCTAAAATGTTGGCAATCCATGCGACAACTTTACTTGTGCTTGCGGGTCATTTGACTTTATATGCGTATTTTACACCGTTTCTGCAAGAAACGCTGGGAGCCAGCGCCACGATGGTTACCTTTATCTATATGATGTTTGGGATCGCTGCTGTTGCAGGTGGAGGCATAGGTGGCATGTTATCCGATCGTCTGCATCCTGCTAAAGCCATTGTCCTTGTGCTGATTCCTTTTATCATAAGTATGGCTGTCATTCCGTTCAGTGTGGGATTACCTTTGATCGCCTTCTTGTTATTGTTAAGCATCTGGAGTGCACTGAGCTGGACCGTTACGCCTGTACAAAATAGTCTGATTATCAAAACGTCACCGGAAACAGCCGAAACGCTAATCAGCACCAACTCAGGTATTGCACATGCAGGTATTGCACTGGGTACTTATATCGGTGGCATGGTGATTGATCACTCATCGATTCTGAACACCGGATGGGTTGGTTCTGTTCTGATTCTGCTTGGTTTGCTGTCTGCCATCTATGCCATTAGCGTGAAGGAAAAAACCGTTCAGGCGGTTGCTTAGAATAAAGAAATTAGACAGCAGCTTGAACCTCTGCATTCCCATAGTCTAATGGGTGTAGAGGTTTTTTTGCTGT
Coding sequences:
- a CDS encoding MFS transporter, whose translation is MNKKVYVLAIAAFVVGTVELILGGILDLIATDLRLSLAKAGYLISIFSLVYALSAPILLNMTARFERKKVYMCTLFVFLISNLISAFSTSFYMLMAGRALGAATGSLIFVLSLTLAARIVEPQYKGRAVGIITMGGSASLILGVPLGIFVGNLAGWREVFMLIAVLTAVVMVAIWIAMDRVQPIPAVSLKKQLTALWNPKMLAIHATTLLVLAGHLTLYAYFTPFLQETLGASATMVTFIYMMFGIAAVAGGGIGGMLSDRLHPAKAIVLVLIPFIISMAVIPFSVGLPLIAFLLLLSIWSALSWTVTPVQNSLIIKTSPETAETLISTNSGIAHAGIALGTYIGGMVIDHSSILNTGWVGSVLILLGLLSAIYAISVKEKTVQAVA